A stretch of the Massilia sp. W12 genome encodes the following:
- a CDS encoding DUF2804 domain-containing protein, producing MSETLLLPPDAAGLEFDPLLPGAAVLSAHEQFVLPPAPPHLLGSDGMPRFGRFAGDLARLDWRGVHTSLLPGPLLRPLRHKRWRYLALCTDEVFCGIALVHLGWVSSAFAYVFEWDSAREIFAISREGLPLAARLSGAPFAGADCLFSAGGTQIRFAHQAGSQRYRLQVNTAQLQIDAELDATDAAPALLAVGTVQHGANTRRAHATQKSAAWAMRGELRLGARKIVLDGGVASLDYSCGSLARETSWRWASAHARGIGFNLQQGYFGAQENALWLDGALYPLGPAHFVFDPAQPGAPWRISTEDGLLELEFIPAGVRAQNKNLGLAASRYFQPVGHFNGWVKPWPGAPAVAVRQLPGVTEDHFSRW from the coding sequence ATGAGTGAAACCTTATTACTGCCGCCAGATGCGGCAGGATTGGAATTTGATCCGCTTTTGCCGGGGGCTGCCGTGTTGAGCGCGCATGAGCAATTTGTGCTGCCGCCGGCCCCGCCGCATTTGCTGGGCAGTGATGGCATGCCGCGTTTTGGCCGTTTCGCCGGCGATCTGGCGCGTCTGGACTGGCGCGGGGTGCATACCTCGCTTTTGCCGGGGCCGTTGCTGCGTCCCTTGCGCCATAAGCGCTGGCGTTATCTGGCGCTGTGTACGGATGAAGTGTTTTGCGGCATTGCGCTGGTGCACCTGGGGTGGGTCAGTTCAGCATTTGCGTATGTTTTTGAGTGGGACAGCGCACGCGAAATTTTCGCCATCAGCCGCGAAGGACTGCCGCTCGCGGCGCGCTTGTCCGGCGCCCCATTTGCCGGCGCGGATTGCCTGTTTTCCGCCGGCGGGACACAGATCCGCTTTGCGCATCAAGCCGGCAGCCAGCGTTACCGTCTGCAGGTGAATACGGCGCAGTTGCAGATTGACGCCGAGCTGGATGCGACGGACGCGGCGCCGGCTTTGCTGGCGGTGGGGACAGTGCAGCATGGCGCCAACACGCGCCGCGCGCACGCCACGCAAAAATCTGCAGCCTGGGCTATGCGCGGCGAGTTGCGCCTGGGGGCGCGCAAGATTGTGCTGGATGGCGGGGTGGCTTCATTGGATTATTCTTGCGGCTCCTTGGCGCGCGAAACATCCTGGCGCTGGGCCTCGGCGCATGCGCGGGGGATAGGCTTTAATTTGCAACAGGGATATTTTGGCGCGCAGGAAAATGCCTTGTGGCTGGATGGCGCGCTGTATCCGCTGGGGCCTGCGCATTTTGTATTTGATCCGGCGCAACCCGGCGCGCCCTGGCGCATCAGTACGGAAGATGGTTTGCTTGAGCTGGAATTCATCCCGGCGGGCGTGCGCGCGCAAAATAAAAACCTGGGCTTGGCCGCCAGCCGCTATTTTCAGCCGGTCGGCCATTTCAATGGCTGGGTCAAGCCCTGGCCGGGTGCGCCGGCGGTGGCGGTGCGCCAGTTGCCGGGCGTGACGGAAGATCATTTTTCGCGGTGGTGA
- a CDS encoding fumarylacetoacetate hydrolase family protein, translating to MPYVFPPLPPAAVPVAGRAHELFPVHRIYCVGRNYAKYAIEMGGSGRDAPFFFTKPADAVLPVPAGAVGQMPYPPQTHDLHHEIELVVAIGKDGFEIPAALAMDYVWGYAVGLDMTRRDLQIEARRMGGSWCTAKGFDHAAPIGPIYPISQTGPLQEGEIWLNVNGAKRQRSNIDKLIWNVPDTIEQLSRFFELKQGDLIFTGSPEGVAEVQEGDLLEGGISGLGELRVMIWPRMAAGFSPDPEPMRRR from the coding sequence ATGCCGTATGTGTTTCCGCCTTTGCCGCCCGCCGCTGTTCCGGTTGCCGGGCGCGCACATGAACTCTTTCCTGTCCACAGAATTTATTGCGTTGGCCGCAATTATGCAAAATACGCCATTGAAATGGGCGGCAGCGGGCGGGACGCGCCTTTTTTCTTCACCAAGCCGGCAGACGCTGTGTTGCCGGTGCCAGCCGGGGCGGTGGGGCAGATGCCATACCCGCCGCAAACCCACGACCTGCACCACGAAATCGAACTGGTGGTGGCGATAGGCAAGGATGGATTTGAAATTCCCGCTGCGCTGGCGATGGACTATGTGTGGGGTTATGCGGTGGGTTTGGATATGACGCGGCGCGATTTGCAAATCGAGGCGCGCCGCATGGGCGGCTCCTGGTGTACCGCGAAAGGCTTTGACCATGCGGCGCCGATCGGGCCGATTTATCCGATCAGCCAAACCGGCCCCCTGCAGGAAGGGGAAATCTGGCTGAATGTGAACGGGGCCAAACGGCAGCGCAGCAATATTGATAAGCTGATCTGGAATGTGCCCGACACCATCGAACAACTGTCACGTTTTTTTGAATTAAAGCAAGGCGACTTGATCTTTACCGGCAGCCCGGAAGGGGTGGCCGAGGTGCAAGAGGGCGATTTACTGGAGGGCGGTATCAGCGGCCTGGGTGAATTGCGGGTGATGATCTGGCCGCGCATGGCCGCCGGATTCTCGCCGGACCCGGAGCCAATGCGGCGGCGCTGA
- a CDS encoding type II toxin-antitoxin system YafO family toxin: MTVRIFTHKHFKANCPDEMIAEIINDFRKYKNGDGQPERFGRDVPFDESKYTSDAGLMHIHVKDASSKNWHLKKITYHKTSNTALIYCEASRNPGYFLLIGFVQEAHQYYRKERQALLAMADIAEDFRKVY; the protein is encoded by the coding sequence ATGACTGTTCGAATATTTACTCACAAACACTTTAAGGCAAACTGCCCCGATGAAATGATTGCCGAAATAATCAATGATTTCAGAAAATATAAAAATGGAGATGGTCAGCCCGAGAGATTCGGACGTGACGTTCCTTTTGACGAATCAAAATACACATCTGATGCAGGTTTAATGCACATACATGTAAAAGATGCATCATCAAAGAATTGGCATTTAAAGAAAATAACCTATCACAAGACCAGCAACACAGCATTGATATACTGTGAAGCAAGTCGTAATCCAGGATACTTTCTTCTGATTGGATTTGTACAAGAAGCACATCAGTACTATCGCAAAGAAAGGCAAGCCTTGCTTGCCATGGCAGACATTGCCGAAGATTTTCGTAAAGTATACTAA
- a CDS encoding nuclear transport factor 2 family protein — translation MSGYHHLLERFWDCSNRRDWQGLQVLLSPELHYRLPQTRERLDSDQSLLELFSTWPGDWECKIEELVVDGVRGVTRIAFHPQRGKPEHELGISFFRFENDVIAEIVEFWPVAYEPPQRLCQALRRY, via the coding sequence ATGTCTGGCTATCATCATTTATTGGAACGGTTCTGGGATTGCAGCAATCGGCGCGACTGGCAAGGTTTGCAGGTCTTGCTCAGCCCGGAATTACATTACCGCTTGCCGCAAACGCGCGAGCGGCTTGATAGCGATCAAAGTCTGCTGGAGTTGTTCAGCACCTGGCCCGGTGATTGGGAATGCAAAATTGAGGAACTGGTGGTGGATGGCGTGCGCGGTGTGACGCGGATTGCCTTTCATCCACAGCGCGGCAAACCTGAGCACGAATTGGGCATCAGTTTTTTCCGCTTTGAAAATGATGTGATTGCTGAAATCGTTGAGTTCTGGCCGGTGGCGTATGAGCCGCCGCAACGTTTGTGCCAGGCGCTGCGGCGTTATTAA
- a CDS encoding crosslink repair DNA glycosylase YcaQ family protein, translating into MSARLQLSRREARAVQLASLQLLKPRRARAGKADVLTCIQQMGVLQIDTINVVARSPYLVLWSRLGDYDMRWLEQLLAERALFEYWAHEACFVPIADYALLRHRMLDPAAMGWKSGENWRRQHPHALQEVLQHLQQHGAVRAADFEAKQHKGGGWWEWKPQKRALEVLFTRGEVMIARREKFQRVYDLAARVLPDWDDAQALTREAAQQEFILRACLRLGVAKPAWLGDYYRHCKTRPQPHPAVLAQQGLLLEVQVEGEHSPWYAHPDNLALLQDAANLRPTHSTLLSPFDPLVWDRQRALELFDFDYRIECYTPAARRRYGYFCLPLLRRGQLVGRLDAKAHRREGVFALQALHLEPGVKPSAALQTDLARAIAACAAWHGCTAASLTYASDAAFGRSLLQALQMRLAGREDLLKDEDE; encoded by the coding sequence ATGAGTGCGCGCTTGCAACTTTCCCGGCGCGAAGCGCGCGCGGTGCAATTGGCCAGCCTGCAATTACTCAAACCCCGCCGCGCCCGCGCCGGCAAAGCCGATGTGCTGACTTGCATCCAGCAGATGGGTGTGCTGCAAATTGATACCATCAATGTGGTGGCGCGCAGCCCCTATCTGGTGTTGTGGAGCCGCCTGGGTGACTACGATATGCGCTGGCTGGAACAGCTTTTGGCCGAGCGCGCCTTGTTTGAATACTGGGCGCATGAAGCGTGCTTCGTGCCGATAGCCGACTATGCGCTATTGCGTCACCGCATGCTGGATCCGGCGGCGATGGGCTGGAAATCCGGCGAAAACTGGCGCCGCCAGCATCCGCACGCCTTGCAAGAAGTCTTGCAGCATTTGCAGCAGCATGGCGCGGTGCGCGCCGCCGATTTTGAGGCCAAACAGCATAAGGGCGGCGGCTGGTGGGAGTGGAAGCCGCAAAAACGCGCGCTCGAAGTCTTATTCACGCGTGGCGAAGTGATGATCGCGCGGCGCGAAAAATTTCAGCGCGTGTATGATCTGGCCGCGCGCGTGCTGCCGGATTGGGACGATGCGCAAGCGCTGACGCGCGAGGCGGCGCAGCAGGAATTCATTTTGCGCGCCTGTTTGCGCCTGGGTGTGGCCAAGCCGGCCTGGCTGGGCGACTATTACCGCCACTGTAAAACCAGGCCGCAACCGCATCCGGCAGTACTGGCGCAGCAGGGTTTATTGCTGGAAGTGCAAGTCGAGGGTGAGCACAGCCCCTGGTATGCGCACCCGGACAATCTGGCATTATTGCAAGACGCCGCCAATTTGCGTCCCACTCACAGCACGCTGCTGTCGCCATTCGATCCCCTGGTCTGGGATAGACAGCGCGCCCTTGAATTATTTGATTTTGATTACCGCATCGAGTGTTATACGCCGGCGGCGCGCCGCCGTTATGGCTATTTTTGCCTGCCGCTGCTGCGGCGCGGGCAGTTGGTGGGGCGGCTGGACGCCAAGGCGCACCGGCGCGAAGGCGTGTTCGCCTTGCAGGCGCTGCATTTGGAACCGGGAGTGAAGCCATCGGCCGCTTTGCAAACCGATCTGGCGCGTGCGATTGCCGCCTGCGCCGCCTGGCATGGCTGCACGGCGGCCAGCCTGACGTATGCCAGCGATGCCGCGTTTGGCCGCAGTCTGTTGCAAGCGCTGCAAATGCGCCTGGCCGGACGGGAAGATTTGTTGAAGGATGAAGATGAGTGA
- the zapE gene encoding cell division protein ZapE: MNVTEYYQDALARRAYQADPAQLAAVARLQQAFDEWTAYKARRSNSITRLLVRPPLPRGVYLWGGVGRGKSFLMDSFYSVLPLVRKTRLHFHEFMRGVHRQLDELKGQPDPLKEVAKRVARKYRMICFDEFHVSDVADAMIMYNLLSALFEHGVCFVMTSNYRPDDLYPDGLHRDRMLPTIALLKEKMDVVNVDAGIDYRKRVLEQVAAYYTPLGPQADAALTHAFDEIAEVADAKPDIEILGRKLRARRRAGSIIWFDFATLCESARSQNDYLELASLYHTIIVSGVPEMTPAQESAARRFTWLIDVLYDCKVKLLLSAAVAPERLYVQGAMANEFQRTVSRIIEMQSAEYMATQQRLVAQNLV, encoded by the coding sequence ATGAACGTCACCGAGTACTACCAGGATGCGCTGGCGCGGCGTGCATATCAGGCCGACCCGGCGCAACTGGCGGCGGTGGCGCGCCTGCAGCAGGCGTTTGATGAATGGACGGCGTATAAAGCGCGCCGCTCCAACAGCATCACACGCTTGTTAGTGCGTCCCCCCTTGCCGCGCGGCGTCTATTTGTGGGGCGGCGTCGGGCGCGGCAAGTCGTTTTTGATGGACAGCTTTTACTCGGTCTTGCCGCTGGTGCGCAAGACCCGGCTGCACTTCCACGAATTCATGCGCGGCGTACACCGCCAGCTGGACGAACTCAAGGGACAGCCCGACCCCTTGAAAGAAGTCGCCAAGCGCGTCGCGCGCAAATACCGCATGATCTGCTTCGATGAATTCCACGTCTCCGACGTGGCCGACGCGATGATCATGTACAACCTTTTATCCGCCTTATTTGAGCATGGCGTGTGTTTCGTCATGACATCCAATTACCGGCCTGACGACCTGTACCCGGATGGCTTGCACCGCGACCGCATGCTGCCCACCATTGCCCTGCTGAAAGAAAAGATGGATGTGGTCAATGTTGATGCCGGGATTGATTACCGCAAGCGTGTGCTGGAACAAGTGGCGGCGTACTACACCCCGCTCGGGCCGCAGGCCGATGCCGCGCTCACGCACGCCTTCGATGAAATCGCCGAAGTGGCCGACGCCAAGCCGGATATTGAAATCCTGGGCCGCAAATTGCGCGCCAGACGGCGCGCCGGCAGCATCATCTGGTTTGATTTCGCCACCCTGTGCGAGAGCGCGCGCTCGCAAAACGATTATCTGGAATTGGCCAGCCTGTATCACACGATTATCGTCTCCGGCGTGCCGGAAATGACGCCGGCGCAAGAATCGGCGGCGCGCCGCTTTACCTGGCTGATCGATGTCTTGTATGACTGCAAAGTCAAACTCTTATTATCAGCCGCAGTCGCGCCCGAACGCTTATATGTGCAAGGCGCGATGGCGAATGAATTTCAGCGCACCGTCTCACGCATCATCGAGATGCAGTCGGCGGAATACATGGCGACCCAGCAAAGGCTGGTGGCGCAAAATCTGGTCTGA
- a CDS encoding tetratricopeptide repeat protein: MALTEEPHVSRQSKGYLSEAYQKIERQVLRGVGHDKQSLMQTCLHALKIKNYVHALQAAAVLQKMDVSGEALVALIFRLFVKFENVSAPLQIKSDLPELPAILGHEAGRQFIRFLIAHVSFDINIDVGKMMLTRLNELDAELTIDLLKRWCAAKPEDARVLGAYAYFLEKQGDLTQAQAFYLRAIEVDPDDADNLGNYALMLEKQGDLPQAQAFYLRAIEADAKHANNLGNYASLLHEQGDLTQAQAFYLRAIEADPKHANNLGNYALMLEKQSDLPQAQAFYLRAIEADPKHAICLGNYALMLQKQGDLTQAQAFYLRAIEADPDDADHLGNYADFLEKQGDLPQAQAFYLRAIEADPKHTNNLGSYALMLQKQGDLPQAQAFYLRAIEADPKHAICLGNYALMLEKQGDLPQAQAFYLRAIEVDPDDADNLGNYALMLEKQGDLTQAQAFYLRAIEADPKHADILGNYANFLHKQGDLPQAQAFYLRAIEADPNDAGNLGNYALMLEKQGDLPQAQAFYLRAIEADPKHAGILGNYALMLQKQGDLPQAQAFYLRAIEADPKHAGILGNYTLMLEKQGDLPQAQAFYLRAIEAEPKHAGILGNYAIILEKQGDLPQAQAFYLRAIEADPKHAGILGNYAIMLEKQGDLPQAQAFYLRAIEADPKHPNNLCNYGQLLSAQGEFAKGEETLLQASQYFNETDAANRAETHYALWLTQRMQGKDASASLRVFHSCLMQNFARYNWNFDAMLAQARQRLSASEMEFAQALAAAFLDADKVSALDAFADWRDVSV; the protein is encoded by the coding sequence TTGGCCCTGACGGAAGAGCCGCATGTATCACGGCAAAGCAAGGGATATTTAAGCGAGGCGTATCAAAAAATTGAGCGGCAGGTTTTGCGCGGGGTTGGGCATGACAAACAAAGTTTAATGCAAACTTGCCTGCATGCACTCAAGATAAAGAATTATGTGCATGCTTTGCAAGCCGCCGCCGTCTTGCAAAAAATGGATGTGTCCGGGGAAGCACTGGTTGCTTTGATTTTCAGGCTTTTCGTAAAGTTCGAAAATGTCAGCGCCCCTCTGCAGATCAAATCCGATCTGCCGGAATTGCCAGCGATACTGGGGCACGAAGCAGGCCGGCAATTTATCCGTTTTTTAATAGCGCATGTCTCGTTTGATATCAATATTGATGTTGGCAAGATGATGCTCACCCGACTCAATGAGCTTGATGCTGAGCTGACTATAGATTTGTTGAAGAGATGGTGTGCAGCAAAGCCTGAGGATGCGCGTGTTTTGGGCGCCTATGCCTATTTTTTAGAAAAGCAAGGCGATCTGACCCAAGCGCAAGCGTTTTACCTGCGCGCCATTGAGGTGGATCCAGATGATGCAGACAACCTTGGCAACTACGCCCTCATGCTCGAAAAGCAAGGCGATCTACCCCAAGCACAAGCGTTTTACCTGCGCGCCATTGAGGCGGATGCCAAGCACGCGAACAACCTTGGCAACTACGCCAGTTTATTGCACGAACAAGGCGATCTGACCCAAGCACAAGCGTTTTACCTGCGCGCGATTGAGGCGGATCCCAAGCACGCGAACAACCTTGGCAACTACGCCCTCATGCTCGAAAAGCAAAGCGATCTACCCCAAGCACAAGCGTTTTACCTGCGCGCCATTGAGGCGGATCCCAAGCACGCGATCTGCCTTGGCAACTACGCCCTCATGCTGCAGAAGCAAGGCGATCTGACCCAAGCACAAGCGTTTTACCTGCGCGCCATTGAGGCCGATCCAGATGATGCAGACCACCTTGGCAACTACGCCGATTTTCTGGAAAAGCAAGGCGATCTGCCCCAAGCACAAGCGTTTTACCTGCGCGCCATTGAGGCCGATCCCAAGCACACGAACAACCTTGGCAGCTACGCCCTCATGCTGCAAAAGCAAGGCGATCTGCCCCAAGCGCAAGCGTTTTACCTGCGCGCCATTGAGGCGGATCCCAAGCACGCGATCTGCCTTGGCAACTACGCCCTCATGCTCGAAAAGCAAGGCGATCTACCCCAAGCACAAGCGTTTTACCTGCGCGCCATTGAGGTGGATCCAGATGATGCAGACAACCTTGGCAACTACGCCCTCATGCTCGAAAAGCAAGGCGATCTGACCCAAGCGCAAGCTTTTTACCTGCGCGCCATTGAGGCGGATCCCAAGCACGCAGACATTCTTGGCAACTACGCCAATTTCCTGCACAAACAAGGCGATCTGCCCCAAGCGCAAGCTTTTTACCTGCGCGCCATTGAGGCGGATCCAAATGATGCAGGCAACCTTGGCAACTACGCCCTCATGCTGGAAAAGCAAGGCGATCTGCCCCAAGCGCAAGCGTTTTACCTGCGCGCCATTGAGGCGGATCCCAAGCACGCAGGCATTCTTGGTAACTACGCCCTCATGCTGCAAAAGCAAGGCGATCTGCCCCAAGCACAAGCGTTTTACCTGCGCGCCATTGAGGCGGATCCCAAGCACGCAGGAATTCTTGGTAACTACACTCTCATGCTCGAAAAGCAAGGCGATCTACCCCAAGCACAAGCGTTTTACCTGCGCGCCATTGAGGCGGAACCCAAGCACGCAGGCATTCTTGGTAACTACGCCATCATTCTCGAAAAGCAAGGCGATCTGCCCCAAGCACAAGCGTTTTACCTGCGCGCCATTGAGGCGGATCCCAAGCACGCAGGAATTCTTGGTAACTATGCCATCATGCTCGAAAAGCAAGGCGATCTGCCACAAGCACAAGCGTTTTACCTGCGCGCCATTGAGGCGGATCCCAAGCATCCAAACAACCTTTGCAACTACGGCCAGCTTTTATCAGCGCAAGGTGAGTTTGCAAAAGGCGAAGAAACCCTATTGCAAGCATCGCAATATTTTAATGAAACCGATGCCGCCAATCGTGCCGAAACGCATTATGCACTGTGGTTGACCCAACGCATGCAAGGCAAAGACGCCAGCGCCAGTTTGCGCGTTTTTCATTCCTGCCTGATGCAAAATTTTGCACGCTACAACTGGAATTTTGACGCCATGTTGGCGCAAGCACGTCAGCGCTTATCAGCCTCCGAAATGGAATTCGCGCAAGCCTTAGCGGCGGCGTTTTTAGATGCGGATAAAGTCAGCGCACTCGATGCATTTGCTGACTGGCGTGATGTGAGCGTCTAA
- the lpdA gene encoding dihydrolipoyl dehydrogenase, with amino-acid sequence MSQQFDVVVIGAGPGGYIAAIRAAQLGLSVACIDEWKNAAGGPAPGGTCTNVGCIPSKALLQSSEHFEHAAHGFDEHGIGMDNLRLDLGKMLERKNKIVKQNNDGILFLFKKNKVTFFHGRGSFAGRSEDAYAIKVSGDKPAELIAKQVIIATGSNPRELPGAPFDEKRILSNTGALAIDAVPENLGVIGAGVIGLEMGSVWRRVGAKVTVLEAMPAFLAAVDEQIAKEAQKLLVKQGLDIKLGVKLGKISADDSGVSVEYENAKGEAQSQRFDRLIISIGRVPNTIGLDAEAVGLALDERGFVKVDDDCKTNLPGVWAVGDVVRGPMLAHKAEEEGVAVAERIAGQHGHVNFNTIPWVIYTSPEIAWVGKTEQQLKAEGVEYKAGTFPFMANGRARALGDTSGMVKFLADAKTDEILGVHMVGPMVSELIAEAVVAMEFRAAAEDIARICHAHPSLSEATKEAALAVDKRTLNF; translated from the coding sequence ATGAGCCAACAATTTGATGTCGTAGTCATCGGCGCAGGCCCAGGTGGGTATATCGCCGCAATCCGCGCCGCGCAACTGGGTCTGTCGGTGGCCTGTATCGACGAATGGAAAAACGCCGCCGGCGGCCCGGCCCCGGGCGGCACTTGCACCAATGTCGGCTGCATTCCGTCCAAAGCCCTGCTGCAATCGTCGGAGCATTTCGAGCATGCCGCGCACGGCTTTGACGAACACGGCATCGGCATGGACAATCTGCGCCTGGATCTGGGCAAGATGCTGGAGCGCAAAAACAAAATCGTCAAACAAAACAATGACGGCATTTTGTTCCTGTTCAAGAAAAACAAAGTCACCTTCTTCCATGGCCGTGGCAGCTTCGCCGGGCGCTCGGAAGATGCTTACGCCATCAAAGTCAGCGGCGACAAACCGGCCGAATTGATCGCCAAACAAGTCATCATCGCCACCGGCTCCAACCCGCGCGAATTGCCGGGCGCGCCGTTTGATGAAAAACGTATTTTGTCGAATACCGGCGCGCTGGCGATTGACGCCGTGCCGGAAAACCTGGGCGTGATCGGGGCCGGCGTGATCGGCCTGGAAATGGGCAGCGTGTGGCGCCGCGTCGGCGCCAAAGTCACCGTGCTGGAAGCGATGCCGGCCTTTTTGGCGGCGGTCGATGAGCAAATCGCCAAAGAAGCGCAAAAGCTGCTGGTCAAGCAAGGTCTGGACATCAAACTCGGCGTCAAGCTGGGCAAGATCAGCGCCGACGATAGCGGCGTCTCGGTCGAATATGAAAACGCCAAAGGCGAAGCGCAAAGCCAGCGTTTTGACCGCCTGATCATCTCGATTGGCCGCGTGCCCAACACCATCGGCCTGGATGCCGAAGCCGTCGGTCTGGCGTTGGATGAGCGCGGCTTCGTCAAAGTCGATGACGACTGCAAAACCAATCTGCCCGGCGTGTGGGCGGTGGGCGACGTGGTGCGCGGCCCGATGCTGGCGCACAAAGCCGAGGAAGAGGGCGTCGCCGTGGCGGAGCGTATCGCCGGCCAGCATGGCCATGTGAATTTCAACACCATCCCCTGGGTGATCTACACCTCGCCGGAAATCGCCTGGGTCGGTAAAACCGAACAGCAATTGAAAGCGGAAGGCGTGGAATACAAAGCCGGCACATTCCCGTTTATGGCGAATGGCCGCGCGCGCGCCCTGGGCGACACCTCCGGCATGGTGAAATTCCTGGCCGACGCCAAAACCGATGAAATTCTGGGCGTCCACATGGTGGGGCCGATGGTCTCTGAATTGATCGCCGAAGCCGTGGTGGCGATGGAATTCCGCGCCGCCGCTGAAGACATTGCGCGTATCTGTCACGCTCATCCGTCCCTCTCGGAAGCCACCAAGGAAGCCGCGCTGGCGGTGGATAAGCGCACCTTGAATTTCTAA
- the odhB gene encoding 2-oxoglutarate dehydrogenase complex dihydrolipoyllysine-residue succinyltransferase, with translation MAIIEVKVPQLSESVAEATLQAWHKKAGEKVERDQNLVDVETDKVVLELPCPGAGVLTQIVKGDGSTVVAGEIIAYIDTEASVGAAPAAAAAPAAAAAPASADKPGAGSAMPSAAKLMAEHKIDPEHLEGTGRDRRITKGDVVRKLEEGAAAPAPAPAPVAVQTKAPLQQVAAPSNLDLGDRPEQRVPMSRLRARIAERLVQSQSTNAILTTFNEVNMLPVMELRNKYKDKFEKEHGVKLGFMSFFVKAAVAALKKYPILNASVDGNDIVYHGYFDIGIAVGSPRGLVVPILRNVDQMSIAEIEKKIGEFGVKAKDGKLTLDELTGGTFSISNGGVFGSMLSTPIINPPQSAILGVHATKERAVVENGQIVIRPMNYLAMSYDHRIIDGREAVLGLVAMKEALEDPARLLLDL, from the coding sequence ATGGCAATCATTGAAGTGAAAGTACCGCAATTGTCGGAATCCGTGGCGGAAGCCACTTTGCAAGCTTGGCATAAAAAAGCGGGTGAAAAAGTTGAACGCGACCAGAATCTGGTTGACGTGGAAACCGATAAAGTGGTGCTGGAACTGCCTTGCCCTGGCGCCGGCGTGCTGACCCAAATCGTCAAGGGCGATGGCAGCACCGTGGTGGCAGGCGAAATCATCGCTTATATCGATACCGAAGCCAGCGTCGGCGCCGCACCGGCCGCCGCCGCCGCACCGGCTGCCGCAGCAGCTCCGGCCAGCGCCGACAAACCCGGCGCCGGCAGCGCCATGCCGTCCGCCGCCAAACTGATGGCGGAACACAAGATTGACCCGGAACACCTGGAAGGCACTGGACGCGACCGCCGCATCACCAAGGGCGATGTGGTGCGCAAGCTGGAAGAGGGCGCCGCCGCCCCGGCTCCGGCTCCGGCTCCGGTTGCAGTGCAGACCAAAGCCCCGCTGCAGCAAGTCGCCGCCCCCAGCAACCTGGATTTGGGCGACCGCCCGGAACAGCGCGTGCCGATGAGCCGCTTGCGCGCCCGTATCGCCGAGCGCCTGGTGCAATCGCAATCCACCAACGCCATTTTGACCACCTTCAACGAAGTCAATATGCTGCCGGTGATGGAGTTGCGCAACAAATACAAAGACAAGTTTGAGAAAGAACATGGCGTCAAGCTGGGCTTCATGTCCTTCTTTGTCAAAGCCGCTGTCGCCGCCCTCAAGAAATACCCGATTTTGAACGCCTCGGTGGATGGCAATGACATCGTGTACCACGGCTACTTTGATATCGGCATTGCGGTCGGTTCGCCGCGCGGCCTGGTGGTGCCGATTCTGCGCAATGTGGATCAAATGAGCATTGCTGAAATCGAAAAGAAAATCGGCGAATTCGGCGTCAAAGCCAAGGATGGCAAGCTGACCCTGGACGAATTGACCGGCGGCACCTTCTCCATCAGCAATGGCGGCGTGTTCGGCTCCATGCTCTCGACCCCGATCATCAACCCGCCGCAATCGGCGATTCTGGGCGTGCACGCCACCAAGGAACGCGCGGTGGTGGAAAATGGCCAGATCGTGATCCGCCCGATGAACTACCTGGCGATGTCTTACGACCACCGCATCATCGATGGTCGCGAAGCCGTGCTGGGTCTGGTGGCGATGAAAGAAGCGCTGGAAGATCCGGCCCGTCTGTTGCTCGATCTCTAA